A single window of Gossypium hirsutum isolate 1008001.06 chromosome A10, Gossypium_hirsutum_v2.1, whole genome shotgun sequence DNA harbors:
- the LOC107896676 gene encoding methyltransferase N6AMT1, producing the protein MSYKIAQIRLVSSHPEVYEPCDDSFALVDALLSDRNNLLELKPMLCMEVGCGSGYVITSLMLMLGEEANGAQFIATDINHHAIKVTQETMEAHGVYAELINTDIASGLENRLAGSVDLLVVNPPYVPTPEDEVGREGIASAWAGGENGRSVIDKILPVAEKLLSKRGWLYMVTLTANNPSQICRQMMKKGYASKIVVQRSTVEESLHIIKFWKDNDIEADTNDVITNSKAVPLGIVDSVRSQIQRLSFWGSCDINTTTN; encoded by the coding sequence ATGTCTTATAAAATTGCCCAGATTCGTCTTGTGAGTTCTCATCCTGAGGTTTATGAGCCCTGCGATGATTCATTCGCATTAGTTGATGCCCTTTTATCCGATCGGAACAACTTGTTGGAACTCAAACCGATGTTATGTATGGAAGTGGGTTGCGGAAGTGGTTATGTTATCACTTCTTTAATGCTTATGCTTGGGGAGGAAGCTAATGGGGCTCAGTTTATTGCCACCGATATCAATCATCATGCTATTAAAGTGACTCAGGAAACAATGGAAGCGCACGGAGTTTATGCAGAATTGATAAATACTGACATTGCGTCTGGGTTAGAGAATCGTCTGGCTGGTTCAGTTGATCTTCTTGTTGTTAATCCACCTTATGTGCCAACACCTGAAGATGAAGTGGGTCGTGAAGGGATTGCCTCAGCTTGGGCAGGAGGAGAGAATGGTCGAAGTGTGATCGATAAGATTTTGCCTGTTGCAGAGAAGCTTTTGTCGAAACGGGGTTGGTTGTACATGGTCACTCTTACGGCAAATAATCCGTCACAGATATGCCGACAGATGATGAAGAAGGGATATGCTTCAAAAATTGTTGTCCAAAGATCAACAGTGGAAGAGAGTTTACATATCATCAAGTTCTGGAAAGATAATGATATTGAGGCGGACACAAATGATGTGATAACAAACAGCAAAGCAGTCCCTCTAGGGATCGTGGACTCTGTCCGTTCGCAGATACAACGATTGTCATTTTGGGGAAGTTGTGATATTAACACCACCACCAATTGA